From Populus trichocarpa isolate Nisqually-1 chromosome 19, P.trichocarpa_v4.1, whole genome shotgun sequence, a single genomic window includes:
- the LOC7458843 gene encoding cation/H(+) antiporter 15, which produces MNVSETDLKLVCQGIISERSRGIFYGDNPLDHSTPTVLAQLSLSSLLSALTQYILTPLGESAFISMLLVGFALGPTLWGDNNPFLSKVYSAKSINVSSTFAFFGCILYLFLLGIKLDLGMVKRAGRKTVVIGFFTFIFPITLNLIVAEILTTNMEMEPYLHDCVPYIAVFQSVTTFHVIVCLVADLKLINSELGQLAISSSMISGTCSWSLTFFFLLIDRDETHDLIALILIFAILLVIIIFFLLRPLMTWMTGKTSEGKQVKETYVISIFIMLLGCAFLSEVFGHHVLFGAVALGMAVPHGPPLGSALVNKIESFVSSILLPSYFVFSVAGVNILSIHSKTVTVVSIFGVSSFIGKLLGGMLPALYFNIPPVEAFSLGLVMSCQGVSDVLLMQHGKFLSLLDTQIYSIMVINMLFLSGTFTPIIKLLYDPSKKYASCKKRTIQHTSLHMEFRILACIYHQDSTPCIIGLLELTNPTAKTPMCCYVVHLLQLTGSLIPLLVHHEPGKSAKFHAKYSSHIINAFRLYEQECNGNVVVNLFTSISPFSTIHEEVCRLAAEKSTSLVIIPFHKQWRLHGIENIAEARSVNRHILEKAPCSVGILVNRGTSSGSKNNNLYDIGIFFAHGSDDREALAYGLRMAKHSKVALTVIHLIDLARTSQDFHEMELDSDIITEYKIQSAGKRQHSYRQESVNDCVELIRLITSVENSFDLILVGRSYGSCSPLFEGLTEWSEFPELGFMGDMLTSSDSQCQVSVLVVQQQISRA; this is translated from the exons ATGAATGTATCAGAAACTGATCTCAAGTTAGTGTGCCAAGGAATTATTAGTGAGAGATCAAGAGGGATTTTTTATGGTGACAATCCACTTGACCATTCAACTCCAACGGTTTTGGCACAACTCAGCTTATCTTCTTTACTCAGTGCCTTGACACAATACATTCTCACCCCACTTGGTGAAAGTGCTTTCATTTCAATGCTGCTG GTAGGATTCGCCCTGGGACCAACTCTCTGGGGTGATAATAATCCCTTCTTGTCAAAAGTGTATTCAGCGAAAAGTATCAATGTCAGTTCAACATTTGCCTTCTTTGGATGCATTCTTTATCTATTTTTGCTTGGAATAAAATTGGACCTGGGAATGGTAAAGAGAGCAGGAAGGAAAACCGTGGTTATAGGCTTCTTTACTTTCATTTTTCCGATAACATTGAACTTAATCGTGGctgaaattttaaccacaaATATGGAAATGGAACCATATCTACATGATTGTGTTCCTTACATTGCAGTTTTTCAATCTGTTACCACCTTTCATGTCATTGTCTGCCTCGTCGCTGATTTGAAGCTCATAAATTCGGAGCTTGGCCAGTTAGCAATATCTTCATCAATGATCAGTGGCACTTGTAGTTGGTccctgactttttttttcttactcatAGATCGAGATGAAACTCATGATTTGATTGCATTGATTTTAATCTTTGCAATATTGCTGGTGATAATCATATTCTTTCTATTAAGGCCCTTAATGACTTGGATGACTGGGAAAACATCAGAAGGAAAACAGGTCAAAGAGACGTATGTTATCTCTATCTTTATCATGCTGTTAGGATGTGCATTCCTGAGTGAAGTTTTTGGGCACCATGTGTTATTTGGGGCTGTTGCTTTGGGCATGGCAGTGCCACATGGTCCACCATTAGGATCAGCACTAGTCAACAAGATTGAATCAtttgtttcttccattctcctgcCGAGCTATTTTGTGTTCAGTGTCGCTGGTGTTAACATACTTTCTATACATTCGAAAACAGTTACTGTTGTCAGTATATTTGGTGTAAGCAGCTTCATTGGGAAACTTTTAGGTGGCATGTTGCCTGCACTCTACTTCAACATACCTCCAGTTGAAGCATTTTCATTAGGCCTTGTAATGAGTTGTCAAGGCGTTTCGGATGTCCTGCTCATGCAGCACGGCAAATTCCTCTCC CTTCTTGACACTCAAATATATAGTATCATGGTCATCAACATGCTTTTTTTGTCAGGGACCTTCACACCGATAATCAAATTACTCTACGATCCATCCAAAAAGTATGCATCCTGCAAAAAAAGAACGATCCAACATACTAGTCTCCACATGGAGTTCCGCATTCTGGCCTGCATATATCACCAAGATTCCACCCCTTGTATCATTGGACTTCTTGAATTAACCAATCCAACAGCCAAGACTCCCATGTGCTGTTATGTAGTCCACCTGCTCCAGCTCACGGGCAGTTTAATCCCACTCCTTGTGCATCATGAGCCTGGGAAAAGTGCGAAATTCCATGCTAAGTATTCTAGTCATATCATCAATGCCTTCAGATTATACGAGCAAGAGTGCAATGGTAATGTTGTTGTCAACTTATTCACATCCATATCGCCTTTTTCCACCATACACGAAGAAGTTTGTAGGCTTGCTGCAGAGAAGAGCACATCCTTGGTGATCATCCCATTTCACAAGCAATGGAGACTTCACGGGATAGAAAACATTGCAGAAGCCAGGTCTGTTAATCGTCACATTCTGGAGAAGGCTCCATGCTCCGTAGGGATCTTGGTCAATCGAGGCACCTCAAGTGGCTCCAAAAACAATAACTTATACGACATCGGAATCTTTTTTGCTCATGGAAGTGATGATAGAGAAGCATTAGCATACGGTTTGCGAATGGCTAAACACTCTAAAGTTGCTCTCACCGTGATCCATTTGATCGATCTAGCCAGAACAAGCCAGGATTTTCATGAGATGGAGCTTGACAGTGACATTATCACCGAATACAAGATCCAATCCGCAGGAAAAAGGCAACATTCGTACAGACAGGAATCCGTAAACGATTGCGTAGAATTGATTAGGCTGATTACCTCTGTCGAAAATTCATTTGATCTAATTTTGGTGGGCAGATCCTATGGCAGCTGCTCACCATTGTTTGAGGGACTTACCGAATGGAGTGAGTTCCCAGAGCTGGGATTCATGGGAGACATGCTAACATCATCAGATTCCCAGTGTCAGGTTTCTGTGCTTGTGGTGCAACAACAAATTTCTAGAGCTTAA